In a genomic window of Desulfuromonadales bacterium:
- a CDS encoding penicillin-binding transpeptidase domain-containing protein, translated as MNRRQRASWRDYQADLRGGATARRFSLRSTVRAIAGVLLALVAVVGIVALFRAAGDLPRAMAAHISAPASPAAEPVSKDEVRQLLDEKAFNNLTEKSFALPVEGRVLQVETTLDANLQNYLLDKIDRQNSRHVGIVVMEAETGRLLAMAGFDKFDPSANPCLRSDFPAASIFKIVTAASAVDQFGYAADSPMQFNGYKHTLYKRQLTDAVNRYTTTVSFRDAFAESVNPVFGKLGEFRLRKPLLEKSADAFGFNEPLDFELPLPPSHFQVSDEPYNWAEVASGFNRETTISPLHGAVMASAVLNGGAMVAPSIVDRIVDASGEVLYRWQPGREQQAMSARAATALSQMMETTIASGTARKAFRKFRQDKVLSRLQIGGKTGSIDSRSHDVRYDWFVGFARERQGQGAVVVAVMVGHEKYIGIRATQYARMAMTYYFGHPAGKVSLPSVPVSGSASRRVPTPSRPT; from the coding sequence TTGAACCGGCGCCAACGGGCCAGTTGGCGGGACTATCAAGCCGACTTGCGAGGGGGGGCCACTGCCCGACGCTTCTCGCTGCGCAGCACCGTTCGGGCGATCGCCGGCGTCTTGCTGGCGCTGGTCGCCGTTGTCGGCATCGTCGCCTTATTCCGGGCCGCAGGCGATCTGCCTCGGGCCATGGCGGCTCATATCTCTGCACCGGCATCACCTGCCGCCGAACCGGTCAGCAAGGATGAGGTCCGCCAGCTCCTGGATGAAAAGGCTTTCAACAACCTGACGGAAAAGAGCTTCGCCCTGCCGGTCGAAGGCCGGGTTCTCCAGGTAGAGACCACACTGGATGCGAACCTGCAGAACTACCTGCTCGACAAGATCGACCGCCAGAATTCGCGCCATGTCGGCATCGTCGTCATGGAAGCCGAAACGGGCCGGCTTCTGGCCATGGCGGGCTTCGACAAGTTCGATCCGTCCGCCAATCCCTGCCTGCGCAGCGACTTCCCGGCAGCCAGTATCTTCAAGATCGTGACGGCAGCGTCGGCTGTCGATCAGTTCGGCTATGCGGCCGATTCGCCCATGCAATTCAACGGCTACAAGCACACGCTGTACAAGCGGCAGTTGACCGACGCGGTCAATCGTTACACGACAACGGTCTCCTTCCGGGACGCCTTTGCCGAATCGGTCAACCCGGTGTTCGGCAAGCTCGGCGAATTCCGCCTGCGGAAACCGCTGCTGGAAAAGTCAGCCGACGCCTTCGGCTTCAATGAACCGCTCGATTTTGAACTGCCCCTGCCCCCCAGTCATTTTCAAGTCAGCGACGAACCGTACAATTGGGCCGAGGTTGCCAGCGGCTTCAATCGGGAGACCACGATCTCCCCCCTGCACGGCGCGGTGATGGCCTCGGCGGTGCTCAACGGGGGGGCCATGGTGGCGCCATCCATCGTCGACCGGATCGTCGATGCGAGCGGCGAGGTCCTGTACCGCTGGCAGCCGGGCCGGGAGCAGCAGGCCATGTCGGCCAGAGCCGCCACGGCCCTGAGCCAGATGATGGAGACCACGATCGCCTCCGGCACCGCTCGCAAGGCGTTCCGGAAGTTCCGGCAGGACAAAGTCCTGTCGCGCCTGCAGATCGGCGGCAAGACCGGTTCCATCGACAGCCGCTCCCATGATGTGCGCTACGACTGGTTCGTCGGCTTTGCCAGGGAGCGCCAGGGCCAGGGAGCGGTGGTCGTCGCCGTCATGGTAGGCCACGAGAAATACATCGGCATCCGCGCCACCCAGTACGCCCGCATGGCCATGACCTATTATTTCGGCCACCCTGCCGGAAAAGTCTCGCTGCCGTCCGTACCGGTGTCCGGTTCGGCCTCGAGGCGGGTTCCCACCCCATCTCGCCCCACCTGA
- a CDS encoding hemerythrin domain-containing protein, translated as MSLEWTESLSVGVDIIDEQHKELFRRFGDLVDACHEGHGKEKITELLRFLDGYVVFHFGEEEKLMQHYGYPGIASHQHEH; from the coding sequence ATGTCTTTGGAATGGACAGAAAGTCTTTCGGTCGGGGTCGACATCATCGACGAGCAGCACAAGGAACTGTTCCGCCGGTTCGGCGACCTTGTCGATGCTTGCCATGAGGGCCACGGAAAGGAAAAGATCACCGAGTTGCTGCGGTTTCTCGACGGCTACGTCGTTTTCCACTTCGGCGAGGAGGAGAAGCTGATGCAGCACTACGGCTATCCCGGCATCGCAAGCCACCAGCACGAGCAC